A window of Xiphophorus hellerii strain 12219 chromosome 7, Xiphophorus_hellerii-4.1, whole genome shotgun sequence contains these coding sequences:
- the LOC116722579 gene encoding trace amine-associated receptor 13c-like, with the protein MEIQDRTDLCFPHLLNSSCRKPTLHWSEAVLLNSVLLFISLITVVLNLLIIISVSHFRQLHTPTNILLLSLGVSDFFVGLLLMPFEIYRFTFCWFLGEAMCVLFGFFIGTIIICASIWNIVLISVDRYVAICYPLHYPTRILLTRVKYCVCLCWFCAFSCSFVYSNDVMVQSGSSKSCTGECKFTISYIPGTFDLIFNFILPVTTIIVLYLRVFVVAVSQARAMRSHITVASFHSETSGTKKSELKAARTLGVLVVVYLMCYCPYYCYSLVGISLTNTPYSFSLFFLCCVNSCLNPVIYALFYPWFRKAVKVIVTLQILQPGSREAKLL; encoded by the exons ATGGAGATCCAAGACAGAACTGATCTCTGTTTCCCACATCTCCTCAACAGCTCCTGCAGGAAGCCCACACTTCACTGGTCTGAAGCCGTTCTCCTGAACTCTGTGCTGCTCTTCATCTCACTGATCACTGTAGTGCTCaacctcctcatcatcatctcagTCTCACACTTCAG GCAGCTCCACACTCCTAcaaacatcctcctcctctctctgggtgtttcagacttttttgttgGTCTCCTGCTGATGCCTTTTGAAATCTACAGATTTACATTCTGCTGGTTTCTTGGAGAAGccatgtgtgttttgtttggttttttcaTTGGTACCATCATCATCTGTGCTTCAATCTGGAACATTGTCCTGATATCAGTCGACCGCTACGTAGCCATTTGTTACCCTCTGCATTACCCCACCAGAATCTTGTTGACGAGAGTCAAatattgtgtttgtctgtgttggTTCTGTGCTTTTTCCTGCAGCTTTGTCTATTCAAATGATGTGATGGTTCAGTCTGGCAGTAGTAAATCCTGCACTGGAGAATGTAAATTTACCATAAGCTACATTCCAGGAACATTTGAcctcatttttaatttcatactTCCAGTAACAACCATCATAGTTCTGTATTTGAGAGTATTTGTGGTGGCTGTGTCTCAGGCTCGTGCCATGCGCTCTCACATTACAGTCGCCTCGTTTCATTCAGAGACATCAGGAACAAAGAAATCAGAGTTAAAAGCAGCCAGGACTCTGGGGGTTCTAGTTGTTGTATATCTAATGTGTTACTGTCCATATTACTGTTACTCTTTAGTTGGGATTAGTTTAACTAATACCCcttattcattttctttgtttttcctctgctgtGTTAACTCTTGTCTGAACCCTGTGATCTACGCCCTGTTCTACCCCTGGTTCAGAAAAGCTGTGAAAGTCATTGTTACTCTACAGATTCTGCAGCCTGGCTCACGTGAGGCCAAGCTGCTGTGA